A genomic segment from Pristiophorus japonicus isolate sPriJap1 chromosome 16, sPriJap1.hap1, whole genome shotgun sequence encodes:
- the LOC139226358 gene encoding serine/arginine-rich splicing factor 1, with translation MQNHSGVIRGPAGNNDCRIYVGNLPPDIRTKDIEDVFYKYGSIRDIDLKNRRGGPPFAFVEFEDPRDAEDAVYGRDGYDYDGYRLRVEFPRSGRGTGRGGGGGGGGGGGGGGGGQTPRGRYGPPSRRSEYRVVVSGLPPSGSWQDLKDHMREAGDVCYADVFRDGTGVVEFVRKEDMSYAVRKLDNTKFRSHEGETAYIRVKVDGPRSPSYGRSRSRSRSRTRSRSRSRSRSRSYSPRRSRGSPRYSPRHSRSRSRS, from the exons ATGCAGAACCACAGCGGAGTGATCCGGGGCCCGGCGGGCAACAACGACTGCCGCATCTACGTGGGCAACCTGCCGCCCGACATCCGCACCAAGGACATCGAGGACGTCTTCTACAAGTACGGCAGCATCAGGGACATCGACCTGAAGAACCGCCGCGGCGGCCCGCCCTTCGCCTTCGTCGAGTTCGAAGACCCGAG AGATGCCGAGGACGCTGTGTACGGGCGCGATGGTTACGATTACGATGGCTACCGTCTGCGTGTTGAATTTCCACGGAGTGGGCGAGGGACTGGACGAGGGGGAGGTGGTGGAGGCGGCGGCGGTGGTGGAGGCGGAGGCGGTGGGCAAACACCAAGGGGAAGGTACGGGCCGCCCTCCAGGCGCTCTGAATACAGAGTGGTGGTTTCAG GGCTTCCTCCTAGTGGCAGTTGGCAGGATTTGAAAGATCACATGCGGGAAGCAGGTGATGTATGTTACGCTGATGTTTTCCGTGATGGAACTGGTGTCGTGGAGTTTGTTCGCAAAGAAGATATGAGCTATGCAGTGCGAAAACTGGATAACACAAAATTCCGATCACACGAG GGAGAAACAGCATATATCCGTGTGAAAGTTGATGGTCCAAGAAGTCCGAGCTATGGAAGATCTCGTTCACGTAGCCGCAGTCGAACCAGAAGCCGTAGCCGAAGTCGCAGCAGAAGCCGTAGTTACTCTCCCAGACGAAGCCGAGGATCTCCCCGCTACTCGCCCCGTCATAGCAGATCACGCTCGCGTAGCTAG